A single genomic interval of Streptomyces graminofaciens harbors:
- a CDS encoding carbohydrate ABC transporter permease, which translates to MTVTHSPAGSTRRRPRGVSRQSRAGAAFVAAYVVLLIAFGVVPTAYAVWFAFTDAQGAFTGLGNFVTTAQDFRFVPALGHVALYLLLWLVSLVVLVVGLALLLHRMASQGASKTLRFLFYIPGALAGAASVLVWLFMLDPTVSPVSSLLGVLGYGTFGEVIAPANLPVLFTGIAFWTGAGGWIVVIYGALNNIPSDVMEAARIDGAGPWQTAWRVQIPMLRKWIVYMVILAFAGGAQLFVEPQLLSLASVGVAGRDYSLNQLSYDFAFQMNNINGAAAISVELLVISLSAAALFVTRSGFFDAD; encoded by the coding sequence GTGACCGTCACCCACTCCCCGGCCGGCTCCACCCGGCGGCGCCCTCGCGGCGTCTCCCGGCAGAGCCGGGCCGGGGCGGCCTTCGTCGCCGCCTACGTCGTCCTCCTGATCGCCTTCGGTGTCGTCCCCACCGCGTACGCCGTCTGGTTCGCCTTCACCGACGCCCAGGGCGCCTTCACCGGTCTCGGCAACTTCGTCACCACCGCGCAGGACTTCCGCTTCGTTCCGGCCCTCGGTCACGTCGCTCTGTACCTGTTGCTCTGGCTCGTCTCGCTCGTGGTCCTCGTCGTGGGACTGGCGCTGCTGCTGCACCGGATGGCGTCGCAGGGAGCCTCGAAGACACTGAGGTTCCTGTTCTACATTCCCGGAGCGCTCGCCGGCGCCGCGAGCGTCCTGGTGTGGCTGTTCATGCTCGACCCCACGGTGAGCCCGGTCAGCTCCCTGCTGGGTGTCCTGGGCTACGGCACGTTCGGCGAGGTCATCGCCCCCGCCAATCTGCCGGTGCTGTTCACCGGCATCGCGTTCTGGACGGGTGCGGGGGGCTGGATCGTCGTCATCTACGGCGCCCTCAACAACATCCCGAGCGATGTGATGGAGGCCGCCCGGATCGACGGCGCCGGCCCCTGGCAGACGGCGTGGCGGGTGCAGATCCCCATGCTGCGGAAGTGGATCGTCTACATGGTGATCCTCGCCTTCGCGGGCGGCGCTCAGCTCTTCGTCGAGCCGCAGCTCCTCTCGCTCGCCAGCGTCGGGGTGGCCGGCCGGGACTACTCCCTCAACCAGCTCTCCTACGACTTCGCCTTCCAGATGAACAACATCAACGGAGCCGCGGCCATCTCCGTCGAGCTTCTCGTCATCAGCCTGTCGGCCGCCGCCCTCTTCGTCACACGGTCGGGATTCTTCGATGCCGATTAG